The following are from one region of the Bacteroidales bacterium genome:
- a CDS encoding MATE family efflux transporter: MKDLTVGKEGKLIFYFAIPMLLGNVFQMFNMIVDSIIVGNFLGKASVAAVGASFPVLFALISLLMGITAGINIIISQYFGAKDYDAVKRSVDTAYIFLFFASIIIGVTGLLFCRDIFMLLDLPIEVLPEALLYIRIYMIGILFMAGFQGTNAVLRGMGDSKTPLYFMIIATVLNIILEMIFIPVMKMGIEGAAIAAVIAQAVAFIIATFYLNKKHEFIRISFVKIYFDKNIFYKSLKIGLPSGLQQTFVALGMMALLKIVDSFGTNTIAAYTIAGRIDSFATLPAMNFSMALMTFVGQNLGAGKQERVRKGYLSAQVITGGISIVMSIMIWLFSSQLMSVFNQDKEVIRIGSNYLLIVSSFYLLFSMMFINTGVFRGAGDTLVPMFLTLLSLWLIRIPLAYFLSDKIGMNGIWWSMPIAWFAGTVFSFIYYFKGRWKKKVIVKQPAITE; this comes from the coding sequence ATGAAAGATCTAACTGTAGGGAAAGAAGGAAAGCTTATTTTTTATTTTGCAATACCTATGTTGCTGGGGAATGTTTTCCAGATGTTCAACATGATAGTGGATAGTATTATCGTTGGGAATTTTTTGGGTAAAGCTTCTGTAGCCGCAGTAGGTGCATCATTTCCTGTTTTGTTTGCGCTTATTTCATTATTGATGGGTATTACTGCCGGTATCAATATTATCATTTCACAATATTTTGGAGCAAAGGATTATGATGCGGTTAAACGTTCTGTAGACACGGCGTATATTTTTTTATTTTTTGCTTCGATTATCATAGGAGTTACCGGATTGTTATTTTGCAGGGATATTTTTATGCTGTTAGATCTGCCTATAGAAGTATTGCCGGAAGCATTGCTTTATATCAGGATATACATGATAGGAATATTATTTATGGCCGGTTTCCAGGGAACAAATGCGGTTCTTCGGGGGATGGGCGATTCCAAAACCCCTTTATATTTTATGATAATTGCTACGGTTCTTAATATTATTCTTGAAATGATATTTATTCCTGTAATGAAAATGGGAATTGAGGGTGCCGCAATAGCAGCAGTAATTGCACAAGCAGTAGCTTTTATAATTGCAACTTTTTACCTGAATAAGAAACATGAGTTTATAAGAATTTCTTTTGTGAAAATATATTTTGACAAGAATATTTTTTATAAGAGTTTGAAAATAGGATTGCCTTCCGGGTTACAGCAAACATTTGTTGCTCTCGGGATGATGGCTTTATTGAAAATAGTTGATAGTTTTGGTACCAATACAATTGCAGCATACACGATTGCCGGAAGGATCGATTCTTTTGCTACTTTACCTGCTATGAATTTTTCGATGGCGCTGATGACCTTTGTCGGACAAAACCTGGGAGCAGGGAAACAAGAAAGGGTAAGAAAAGGATACTTGTCGGCGCAAGTGATCACGGGTGGTATTTCCATAGTAATGTCAATTATGATATGGCTTTTTTCTTCTCAGCTGATGTCGGTGTTTAATCAGGATAAAGAAGTTATCCGCATTGGTTCTAATTACCTGTTGATCGTTAGTTCATTTTATTTGCTGTTTTCAATGATGTTTATAAACACCGGTGTTTTCCGTGGAGCAGGTGATACATTGGTGCCGATGTTTCTTACATTATTATCATTATGGTTAATACGAATTCCTCTTGCATATTTTTTATCTGATAAAATTGGTATGAATGGAATCTGGTGGTCGATGCCGATTGCATGGTTTGCCGGAACGGTATTTTCATTCATATATTATTTTAAGGGTAGATGGAAAAAGAAAGTAATAGTTAAACAGCCTGCAATAACAGAATAA
- the sucD gene encoding succinate--CoA ligase subunit alpha: protein MSVLVNKDSKVLVQGFTGTEATFHATQMIEYGTNVVGGITPGKGGQQHLGKPVFNTVADAVEKTKANVSVIFVPPAFAADAITEAAEAGIEVIVCITEGIPVKDMVSVKEYISKKNCTLIGPNCPGIITPGEAKIGIMPGFIHKPGTIGIISRSGTLAYEAVDQITKVGLGQSTGIGIGGDPIPGTTILDAMKLFMDDPKTEGIVMIGEIGGNMEADAAMWIKNNNKKPVVSFIAGATAPKGRTMGHAGAIIGGKDDTAEAKKKILRECGVHVVDSPADIGKKMIEVLKKK, encoded by the coding sequence ATGAGCGTATTAGTTAACAAAGATTCCAAAGTATTGGTACAGGGCTTTACCGGCACTGAAGCTACTTTTCATGCAACACAGATGATTGAGTACGGTACGAATGTAGTTGGCGGCATCACACCCGGTAAGGGTGGGCAACAACATTTGGGAAAACCGGTTTTCAATACTGTTGCTGACGCGGTTGAAAAAACGAAAGCCAATGTTTCGGTAATATTTGTACCGCCTGCATTTGCTGCCGACGCTATAACTGAAGCTGCTGAAGCCGGAATCGAAGTTATCGTTTGTATTACTGAAGGTATTCCTGTAAAGGATATGGTGTCTGTTAAAGAATATATTTCTAAGAAAAATTGTACCTTGATTGGTCCTAATTGCCCGGGAATTATAACCCCGGGTGAAGCTAAAATTGGTATTATGCCCGGATTTATTCATAAACCCGGTACTATCGGAATCATTTCGCGTTCAGGAACGCTGGCTTATGAAGCTGTTGACCAGATCACCAAAGTTGGGTTAGGACAATCAACCGGAATTGGAATTGGCGGGGATCCCATTCCCGGAACAACAATTTTAGATGCAATGAAACTTTTTATGGATGATCCAAAAACAGAAGGTATTGTAATGATTGGCGAAATTGGCGGAAACATGGAGGCTGATGCAGCAATGTGGATTAAAAATAATAATAAAAAACCTGTTGTAAGTTTTATTGCCGGTGCTACAGCTCCCAAAGGTCGTACAATGGGACATGCCGGCGCTATCATTGGTGGCAAAGACGATACCGCTGAAGCGAAGAAAAAAATATTGCGTGAATGTGGCGTTCATGTTGTGGATTCACCTGCCGATATTGGCAAAAAAATGATTGAAGTTTTAAAGAAAAAATAA
- a CDS encoding ATPase: MSHPILIADSGATKTDWRLIHSSDDIRPFQTNGFNPFFIDSLHINEEVDKDLVPFMNSDGVKEIYFYGAGCSSTEKCMVIEDALTPLFPNASIEVESDLLGAARSLFGHNEGLACILGTGSNSCIYDGKKITENIPSLGYILGDEGSAAHIGKQILKETLSLNAPKEISELYQKKYGYSKEEILTQIYKKPFPNRFLASFALFATENVSNVFFKEIVKNSFSDFFKTQLLRYSRCKEIPVSFTGSVAFVFADILNEIASENNMAIQKIVQSPIDGLIEYHLDDVKKRMAARFSADDD; this comes from the coding sequence ATGAGTCATCCTATTTTAATTGCCGATAGCGGAGCTACAAAGACCGATTGGCGTCTTATTCACAGCAGTGATGATATAAGACCATTTCAAACCAATGGGTTTAATCCATTCTTTATTGATTCCCTGCATATAAATGAAGAGGTGGATAAAGACCTTGTTCCATTCATGAACAGCGATGGAGTTAAAGAAATATATTTCTATGGTGCAGGATGTTCATCAACGGAAAAGTGCATGGTTATTGAAGATGCGCTTACTCCTTTATTTCCTAATGCGAGCATTGAAGTTGAAAGCGACCTGCTGGGCGCTGCGCGTTCATTATTTGGGCATAATGAAGGACTGGCATGTATACTTGGTACAGGCTCCAATTCATGCATCTATGATGGGAAAAAAATTACAGAAAACATTCCTTCGTTAGGTTATATATTAGGTGATGAAGGCAGCGCTGCTCATATAGGTAAACAAATATTGAAAGAAACTTTATCATTGAATGCTCCGAAAGAGATCAGCGAATTGTATCAAAAAAAATATGGTTACTCAAAAGAAGAAATACTAACTCAGATTTACAAAAAACCTTTTCCAAACCGTTTTCTTGCTTCGTTTGCTTTGTTTGCTACAGAAAATGTTTCTAATGTTTTCTTTAAAGAAATTGTGAAAAACAGTTTTTCTGATTTTTTTAAAACTCAACTTCTTCGGTATTCGCGTTGTAAAGAAATTCCTGTGAGTTTTACCGGTTCCGTAGCATTTGTTTTTGCCGATATTTTAAATGAAATTGCATCGGAAAATAATATGGCTATTCAGAAGATAGTGCAATCACCTATTGACGGGCTTATTGAATACCATCTCGATGATGTGAAAAAAAGAATG